From Triticum urartu cultivar G1812 chromosome 2, Tu2.1, whole genome shotgun sequence, a single genomic window includes:
- the LOC125537676 gene encoding uncharacterized protein LOC125537676, with protein MRTTREGGGRRGRQATAGKEKVSDPSMGKGQGEASRTCRRPTGRLVAPPRRHLLCTMRGATSASTPPLGKELEVNRRCGKARGTRSSSLLPWLPRGSGGAGGSSDASRRRTRSMDIVIMVTLSQCIIFGSHIPQGAPFSDSMSDDLRNKRRNNPAEEFGEEEQEKNTFILIGMETPVRIECIIANQLLLESKGHIGNLQAASLRCIIFC; from the exons ATGCGGACGACAAGggaaggaggaggccggcgaggaAGGCAAGCAACAGCGGGGAAGGAGAAGGTGAGCGATCCTAGCATGGGGAAGGGGCAGGGTGAGGCCTCGCGCACCTGCCGGCGGCCGACAGGTCGACTTGTTGCGCCACCGCGTCGTCATCTCCTCTGCACCATGAGAGGCGCCACCTCTGCCTCCACCCCCCCACTGGGCAAGGAGCTCGAGGTGAACAGGCGGTGTGGGAAGGCGAGAGGAACTAGGAGCTCATCTCTCCTCCCATGGCTGCCTCGTGGATCTGGAGGTGCAGGCGGCTCGAGCGATGCAAGCCGGCGGCGAACTAG GTCCATGGACATTGTCATAATGGTCACCTTATCGCAGTGTATTATTTTTGGATCTCATATTCCTCAAG GCGCTCCATTCTCTGATTCGATGTCTGACGATCTGAGAAATAAGAGGAGGAATAATCCAGCAGAAGAATTTGGTGAAGAAGAACAAG AAAAGAATACCTTTATCCTGATAGGCATGGAAACACCGGTTCGCATTGAGTGCATCATCGCTAATCAGCTACTAT TAGAGAGCAAGGGACATATAGGAAATCTCCAGGCAGCTTCACTTAGATGCATCATCTTCTGCTAG